In the Bicyclus anynana chromosome 6, ilBicAnyn1.1, whole genome shotgun sequence genome, one interval contains:
- the LOC112046012 gene encoding protein ILRUN has product MDVDGSAGAGEVSQTQGEIDQNLLLQFSCMNTTDREELIGQMQRLLGPSLNYNTASFFLDMSNWNLQAAICCYLDYSLPPKLPSMALKAAQTQESAVGPASHFEQNWSIANTGTETWPGSCRLIQAGGEPLGATPVYVPPLPPGHSTNVSVKLLAPSTAGVHRGYFHLVTDKGEQIGDTLWVEITVESEVTIALTEQLAALPVPSSRLDESVSQVPSQDDQMC; this is encoded by the exons ATGGATGTTGATGGCTCAGCCGGGGCTGGAGAAGTCAGCCAGACTCAAGGAGAAATCGATCAAAACCTCCTCCTGCAATTCAGCTGTATGAATACGACTGACAGGGAAGAGCTCATAGGTCAAATGCAAAGACTTTTAGGCCCCAGTTTAAATTATAACACAGCTAGTTTTTTCTTGGATATGAGTAATTG gaATCTGCAGGCGGCAATATGTTGTTATTTAGATTATAGTTTACCACCCAAGCTTCCATCTATGGCACTGAAAGCAGCTCAAACTCAAGAATCTGCTGTTGGACCAGCTTCTCA TTTTGAACAAAATTGGAGCATTGCCAACACAGGAACTGAGACATGGCCGGGAAGCTGTAGGTTAATACAAGCTGGTGGGGAACCACTGGGAGCTACACCAGTGTATGTGCCACCTTTACCCCCTGGACATTCCACAAATGTTTCAGTTAAATTGTTAGCGCCCAGTACTGCTGGTGTGCATAGAGGCTACTTTCATTTAGTTACTGACAAAGGAGAGCAAATAGGGG ATACATTATGGGTAGAAATTACAGTAGAGTCTGAAGTAACTATAGCTCTTACAGAGCAATTAGCTGCCTTACCAGTACCTAGCAGTAGATTGGATGAATCTGTATCACAG GTGCCATCACAAGATGACCAAATGTGTTGA
- the LOC112046015 gene encoding thymidylate synthase, with translation MQQNGIDKSGQQHEESQYLNLVKTIIETGDKRVDRTGVGTLSILGAMQRYTLRNNVLPLLTTKRVFVRGVIEELLWMISGSTNSKVLAGKGVHIWDANGSRAFLDNLGFTEREEGDLGPVYGFQWRHSGAQYIDSKTDYTGQGIDQLQNVINSIKNNPSDRRMLMCAWNPSDLSKMALPPCHCLAQFHVANGRLSCLLYQRSADMGLGVPFNIASYALLTHMIAHITQLEAGEFVHTTGDTHVYLNHIEPLKKQLEREPRPFPTLEFARKIHSIDDFKYEDFIIKNYNPYPKIDMEMAV, from the exons ATGCAACAAAATGGTATTGATAAATCGGGACAGCAGCATGAAGAATCACAGTATTTAAACCTTGTAAAGACTATTATCGAGACAG GCGACAAAAGAGTTGATAGAACTGGGGTTGGTACTCTATCTATACTCGGAGCTATGCAGAGATATACTCTACGTAACAATGTATTGCCTCTCTTGACCACCAAACGTGTTTTTGTGAGAGGAGTAATCGAAGAGCTGCTGTGGAtgatatctggatctactaataGCAAAGTTTTAGCCGGCAAGGGTGTACATATTTGGGATGCCAATGGATCCAGGGCATTTCTTGATAATTTGGGATTTACAGAACGTGAAGaag GTGATCTTGGACCTGTGTATGGGTTTCAATGGAGGCACAGTGGAGCTCAATACATAGATTCAAAGACTGACTACACAGGACAAGGCATTGATCAGCTACAAAATGTTATTAACAGTATCAA GAACAATCCCAGTGACAGAAGGATGTTGATGTGCGCTTGGAATCCATCAGATCTGAGCAAAATGGCCCTCCCACCATGCCACTGTCTAGCACAGTTTCATGTAGCTAATGGCAGACTCTCGTGTTTGCTGTACCAACGGAGCGCTGATATGGGTCTAGGAGTCCCATTCAACATTGCAAGTTATGCTTTGTTGACACATATGATTGCACACATTACTCAGTTAGAG gctGGTGAGTTTGTACATACTACAGGAGATACTCATGTTTATCTCAATCATATTGAACCATTGAAAAAGCAATTAGAGAGAGAGCCGAGGCCGTTTCCAACTTTAGAATTTGCTCGCAAAATTCACTCCATTGATGACTTCAAGTatgaagattttattattaaaaattataatcctTACCCAAAGATTGATATGGAAATGGCTGTATAA
- the LOC112046014 gene encoding uncharacterized protein LOC112046014: protein MPVLEAPNVELGSAPRTPSVIASPSPSEISSASSPEPQNVRATPLFRMLAMPPPEPEQPPGQDELERRLPGYRRIVIPRELTLIELLKESSGVTTDEEVLTIREAKLRVIAERVGLRRLHVLAPHLRSLTLDGSAISSLRDLGIGLVHLKILSINRCGLTSLDGIWGLGALRELYAAGNRLCELHPLAAMQKLHTLNLADNPIEESSRLWTIGVCSSLRKLTLRGTPISDAMNYRSLVASALPMLVTLDDIPLNPDEEDEIPEELLSDGHVSAESDTEPEKYNSLPSELQTIQVPQPGPSGSQFQSTNNDSNERLAFKRLRVSRLRPATTECAGIRPSRPDLPRRPKTALERPIDAPTRLQIMNTLMDDEWRCSGSKLTSQEPVCGNLARALRRSSKEKLRSSTEAKLEIVENTMEEACRALAAEIPRAPNVEQWAKFKEDTRIEIDIDFNARPKDADPTKVIERLERIEKETMERLNANPNENYTPDVISAFSLSPSQIHSRGVMSDYELWREIENLDTGSPPENVDDLFRDIAPIRRRRSRILEND, encoded by the exons ATGCCTGTTCTGGAAGCGCCAAATGTGGAACTAGGCTCGGCTCCGCGGACGCCCAGTGTGATCGCATCACCGTCACCGTCTGAAATCTCCAGTGCCAGCTCACCTGAACCACAAAATGTTCGCGCTACTCCGCTTTTCAG GATGTTGGCCATGCCTCCCCCTGAACCAGAACAGCCACCCGGTCAAGACGAATTGGAGCGTCGGTTGCCCGGCTACAGGCGCATAGTTATACCGCGGGAGTTAACTCTCATTGAACTTTTG AAAGAATCCAGTGGAGTGACGACAGACGAGGAAGTCCTGACGATTCGCGAGGCGAAGTTGCGTGTTATTGCGGAACGCGTTGGCCTGCGACGACTGCACGTCCTCGCCCCCCATTTGCGCTCTCTCACGCTTGACGGCAGCGCAATTTCATCCTTGCGTGACCTTGGGATTGGATTAGTTCACTTAAAA attttaaGCATAAACAGATGCGGCTTAACATCTTTGGACGGAATCTGGGGCTTGGGTGCTTTAAGGGAGCTTTATGCCGCTGGCAATCGTCTTTGCGAATTGCATCCATTGGCGGCCATGCAGAAGTTACATACACTGAATTTAGCTGA CAACCCTATTGAAGAATCAAGTCGCTTATGGACTATAGGTGTTTGCAGTTCACTTCGAAAATTGACTTTGCGAGGGACGCCTATTTCGGACGCAATGAATTATCGTTCACTTGTTGCTTCTGCCTTACCGATGCTTGTGACATTAGATGACATACCGTTGAATCCAGATGAAGAAG ATGAAATTCCTGAAGAATTGTTGTCAGATGGACATGTTAGCGCAGAAAGTGATACTGAACCAGAAAAATACAATTCGTTACCTAGTGAGTTACAAACAATTCAAGTGCCTCAGCCTGGCCCTTCCGGATCACAATTTCAG AGTACAAACAACGATTCAAATGAGCGGTTGGCTTTCAAACGTTTGAGGGTATCTCGCCTGCGTCCAGCCACCACGGAATGTGCTGGTATACGCCCATCACGCCCTGACCTACCCCGCAGACCCAAAACTGCCTTAGAAAGGCCTATCGATGCCCCAACTAGGTTGCAGATTATGAATACGCTTATGG aCGACGAATGGCGTTGTAGCGGCAGTAAACTGACGTCACAGGAACCCGTCTGCGGTAATCTCGCCAGAGCCTTGAGACGATCGTCGAAAGAAAAACTTCGTAGCTCAA CGGAAGCCAAATTAGAAATCGTGGAGAATACAATGGAGGAGGCATGTCGAGCTCTCGCCGCTGAAATACCTCGCGCGCCTAACGTTGAGCAATGGGCCAAATTCAAAGAGGACACTAG AATTGAAATAGACATTGATTTTAATGCAAGACCTAAAGATGCAGACCCAACAAAAGTGATAGAGCGATTGGAGCGTATTGAAAAAGAGACAATGGAGAGACTTAATGCAAACCCAAACGAGAACTATACACCGGATGTTATTAGTGCATTTTCTCTGAGTCCTTCTCAAATACACTCTAGAGGTGTTATGAGTGATTATGAATTGTGGAGAGAAATAGAAAATTTGGATACAGGATCTCCACCTGAAAATGTGGACGATTTGTTCAGAGATATAGCACCGATTCGTCGCAGACGTAGTAGGATACTGGAAAATGATTAG